Proteins encoded by one window of Arachis ipaensis cultivar K30076 chromosome B04, Araip1.1, whole genome shotgun sequence:
- the LOC107638924 gene encoding ATP-binding cassette sub-family G member 4-like, which yields MHKIVAAACFPWPPCEVGSDDTTPVAACTSSSSGGSGNDIGFTTRPSSINKVARRLIFEKGHEKLDLQTDERRKKIRKFKESAWKCVYFLSAEIFLKNLFHIKLVFGINSAYKAFFVTQTLRALARDGRTMIASIHQPSSEVFKLFDQLYLLSGGKTVYFGHASAAYEFFAQAEFPCPALRNPSDHFLRCINSDFDKVKATLKGSMKLRVFRSCTRRCSRSISQHPARFAA from the exons ATGCACAAGATCGTCGCCGCCG CTTGCTTTCCATGGCCGCCATGTGAAGTAGGCTCCGACGACACAACACCAGTAGCAGCATGCACGTCTTCCTCCTCCGGCGGCAGCGGCAACGACATTGGTTTCACGACTCGCCCTTCTTCGATTAAT AAAGTGGCCAGACGATTGATTTTCGAAAAGGGGCATGAGAAACTGGATCTTCAAACAgatgagagaagaaagaagattaGGAAATTTAAGGAATCAGCATGGAAATGTGTATATTTTCTATCAGCagaaatttttttaaagaatttaTTCCATATAAAGCTTGTTTTTGGAATAAATTCTGCATATAAAGCTTTCTTTGTGACTCAAACATTACGTGCCTTGGCAAGGGATGGAAGAACCATGATAGCTTCTATTCATCAACCTAGCAGTGAAGTTTTCAAACTATTTGATCAATTGTACTTGCTTTCAGGGGGTAAAACTGTCTATTTTGGCCACGCTTCTGCAGCATATGAG TTCTTTGCACAAGCTGAATTTCCATGCCCTGCTTTGAGGAACCCATCAGATCACTTCCTTAGGTGCATCAATTCTGACTTTGACAAAGTCAAGGCCACTCTTAAAGGCTCCATGAAACTCAGG GTGTTCAGATCATGCACCAGAAGATGTTCCAGAAGCATTTCACAGCACCCTGCGAGATTTGCAGCTTGA